One region of Deinococcus aestuarii genomic DNA includes:
- a CDS encoding alpha/beta hydrolase, with protein MPLDPKVKATLDQQAALPPLHTLPVEMVRQGIANSLHLMPTSSAPVARVENRALPGPAGELPVRVYTPQGQGPFSLVVYFHGGGWTICTLDTHDPICRELCAGAGAVVVSVDYRLAPEHPFPAAPDDCFTATRWVADHAAELGGDPERIVVAGDSAGGNLAAVVALRARDEGGPALRGQLLIYPSTDLFGETESRRVNGQGYGLSTEDMRWFRGHYLSDAAHAEHPHASPSRAESLAGLPPALVITAEYDPLRDEGEDYARALQAAGAEAQLTRYDGMHHGFFGGVGVYDQTRAALDEANAWLRGVLGVAERAAPAGRQG; from the coding sequence ATGCCGCTGGACCCCAAAGTCAAAGCCACCCTCGACCAGCAAGCCGCCCTGCCTCCCCTCCACACCCTCCCGGTCGAGATGGTTCGCCAGGGCATCGCCAACTCGCTGCACCTGATGCCCACCTCCAGTGCCCCCGTCGCCCGGGTCGAGAACCGCGCCCTCCCCGGTCCTGCCGGCGAATTGCCCGTCCGGGTCTACACGCCCCAGGGCCAGGGTCCCTTTTCGCTCGTCGTGTACTTTCACGGCGGCGGCTGGACCATCTGCACCCTCGACACCCACGACCCCATCTGCCGCGAACTCTGTGCGGGCGCTGGAGCCGTGGTGGTGAGCGTGGACTACCGCCTTGCCCCCGAGCATCCCTTTCCCGCCGCGCCCGACGACTGCTTTACCGCGACCCGGTGGGTGGCCGACCACGCGGCGGAACTGGGTGGGGACCCGGAGCGGATCGTCGTGGCCGGGGACAGCGCGGGGGGCAACCTCGCGGCGGTCGTCGCCCTGCGCGCCCGGGACGAGGGCGGACCGGCGCTGCGGGGCCAACTGCTGATCTATCCGTCGACGGACCTTTTCGGGGAGACCGAATCCCGGCGGGTGAATGGGCAGGGGTACGGGTTGAGCACCGAGGACATGCGCTGGTTTCGGGGGCACTACCTGTCGGACGCGGCGCACGCCGAGCATCCGCACGCCTCGCCCAGCCGGGCGGAGAGCCTGGCGGGGCTGCCGCCCGCGCTGGTGATCACGGCGGAATACGACCCGCTGCGGGACGAGGGCGAGGACTACGCCCGGGCTCTCCAGGCGGCGGGAGCGGAGGCCCAGTTGACCCGGTACGACGGGATGCACCACGGCTTCTTCGGGGGGGTGGGGGTGTACGACCAGACCCGCGCGGCGCTGGATGAGGCGAATGCCTGGCTGCGTGGGGTGCTGGGGGTGGC